A part of Nerophis lumbriciformis linkage group LG25, RoL_Nlum_v2.1, whole genome shotgun sequence genomic DNA contains:
- the LOC133621825 gene encoding uncharacterized protein, whose product MAQHASRYLAFFTRSFPALAPFSFLRFRRKTELLAYLVLCVSKMPFIPPVSLARSVSGLPSKDKDATDKTKASKEDKGTSVKERLALNLKQLGKKSPPRSHLPTARGPLGAEQQAKKKGLPSESVLACAPGVSLAKTHQRKHVNSIRSELDFRSSTKTHPDETRFTLTLTPEAVLLLQRRDSERRSAAAARSAAAANNAGVPASAPDPRRRRDPLSSKRHPASAPQRHSVPVGRRTQCDASAVVKVSLLNERHKYDDVEYEDERDGGVDEGVVLKCTEWLRGLENTPVSVALKKSASSVKSF is encoded by the coding sequence ATGGCCCAACATGCTTCAAGGTACCTCGCCTTCTTCACCAGATCCTTCCCCGCCTTGGCGCCCTTTTCCTTCCTGAGGTTCCGACGTAAGACCGAGCTCCTGGCCTACCTCGTCCTGTGCGTCTCCAAGATGCCCTTCATCCCGCCCGTGTCGCTGGCACGCTCCGTGTCGGGACTGCCCAGTAAGGATAAGGACGCCACCGACAAGACCAAGGCGTCCAAGGAAGACAAGGGCACCTCGGTGAAAGAGCGCCTGGCGTTGAACCTCAAGCAGCTGGGCAAGAAGAGCCCGCCCAGGAGTCACCTGCCCACCGCCAGGGGACCCCTGGGGGCGGAGCAGCAGGCGAAGAAAAAGGGCCTCCCGTCCGAGAGCGTCCTGGCTTGCGCCCCGGGGGTGTCCTTGGCGAAGACCCACCAGCGGAAACACGTCAACTCAATAAGAAGTGAGTTGGACTTTAGAAGCAGTACTAAAACTCATCCGGACGAGACTCGATTCACGCTGACGCTCACACCCGAGGCCGTGTTGCTGCTTCAGCGGCGGGACAGCGAGAGGCGCTCAGCCGCCGCCGCCAGGAGCGCCGCTGCCGCCAACAACGCCGGAGTCCCCGCCAGCGCCCCGGACCCCAGGCGCAGGAGGGACCCGCTCTCCTCCAAGAGGCACCCGGCCTCCGCGCCGCAGCGCCACAGCGTCCCCGTGGGCCGCAGAACTCAGTGTGATGCCAGCGCCGTGGTGAAGGTGTCGCTGCTCAACGAGCGGCACAAATACGACGACGTGGAGTACGAGGACGAGCGGGACGGCGGCGTGGACGAGGGCGTGGTGCTCAAGTGCACAGAGTGGCTGCGGGGGCTGGAGAACACGCCGGTCTCGGTGGCGCTCAAAAAGAGCGCCAGCAGCGTGAAAAGCTTTTAG
- the LOC133622037 gene encoding lipopolysaccharide-induced tumor necrosis factor-alpha factor homolog has translation MESFSNSGETFPTPPPYFLPDESQSGRHVKIYHVHSPFRPPFTTPLSPGGGHLTQSPLQVSGPAPATPAPRFVSYEAELHRSPALTACPFCHTRVTTAVTFRAGRHAWLMCLVLALCGLVLGCCLIPFVVNHFKDAHHSCPRCHRVLHVQRRSCCQ, from the exons ATGGAGTCCTTTTCCAACTCGGGTGAGACCTTTCCTACACCGCCGCCCTACTTCCTGCCAG ATGAGAGCCAATCAGGGCGCCATGTGAAGATTTATCACGTTCACTCGCCCTTCAGACCACCTTTTACCACCCCCTTGTCTCCCGGAGGGGGACATTTGACCCAGTCGCCCCTGCAAG TGTCTGGGCCCGCTCCCGCCACCCCCGCCCCCAGGTTTGTGAGCTACGAGGCAGAGTTGCACCGCTCTCCCGCGCTGACCGCGTGTCCCTTCTGCCACACCCGAGTCACCACCGCCGTCACCTTCCGGGCGGGGAGACACGCGTGGCTCATGTGTCTCGTGTTGGCGCTGTGCGG GTTGGTGTTGGGCTGCTGCTTGATTCCGTTTGTGGTCAACCATTTTAAAGACGCTCACCACAGCTGCCCCAGATGTCACCGCGTGCTTCACGTGCAGCGCCGAAGCTGCTGTCAATGA